One window of Bacillus sp. THAF10 genomic DNA carries:
- a CDS encoding sugar O-acetyltransferase: MKSEKEKMLAGEMYSPEDLELVRDRQHARNLVRTFNQTADEEGEKRLQLLKELLGSTGDIVKMEPNIRFDYGYNTHVGENFFANFDCTILDVCEVRFGDNCMLAPGVHIYTATHPLNPNERNSGREYAIPVTIGNNVWIGGGAIINPGVTIGDNAVIASGAVVTKDVPENVVVGGNPARIIKVIE, translated from the coding sequence ATGAAAAGTGAAAAAGAAAAAATGCTCGCTGGGGAAATGTATAGTCCGGAAGATTTGGAGTTAGTGAGAGATAGGCAGCATGCTCGAAACCTAGTAAGAACTTTTAATCAAACCGCTGATGAAGAAGGAGAAAAACGGTTGCAGCTTTTAAAGGAATTATTAGGTTCTACAGGTGACATCGTGAAAATGGAGCCTAACATCCGCTTTGATTATGGCTATAACACCCATGTTGGTGAGAATTTTTTCGCTAACTTCGATTGTACGATTTTAGACGTTTGTGAGGTCCGGTTTGGGGACAACTGTATGCTTGCACCAGGTGTTCATATCTATACTGCCACCCACCCATTGAATCCAAATGAGCGAAATTCAGGCAGAGAATATGCGATTCCAGTTACGATTGGCAATAATGTTTGGATTGGTGGCGGTGCCATTATTAATCCCGGTGTAACGATTGGGGACAATGCGGTTATTGCCTCAGGTGCAGTTGTCACTAAAGATGTTCCTGAAAACGTGGTTGTTGGTGGAAATCCAGCAAGAATAATTAAAGTAATAGAGTAA
- a CDS encoding VOC family protein, whose product MEEKLWRVGTTYIPVNNVEKSTEWYVKKLGAELSFQNKDKAIVNIADQSIFLVRAAENQSSNFIDIHGYEHFALTFEVNGLNALEKIHDEFIQKGIRVGEIEDRGHTGSNFVFEDLDGNKFDVWSELSPAFKEKHF is encoded by the coding sequence ATGGAGGAAAAATTATGGAGAGTAGGTACAACTTATATACCCGTCAACAATGTAGAAAAGTCAACAGAGTGGTATGTAAAGAAACTGGGTGCTGAGTTGAGTTTTCAAAATAAGGATAAAGCAATAGTAAATATAGCAGATCAAAGTATTTTTCTCGTAAGGGCTGCTGAAAACCAAAGCTCTAACTTTATAGACATTCATGGGTATGAGCACTTTGCTCTAACTTTTGAAGTGAATGGATTAAATGCCTTAGAAAAAATCCATGATGAGTTTATACAGAAGGGTATTAGAGTCGGTGAGATTGAAGACAGAGGTCATACTGGAAGTAACTTCGTATTTGAAGATCTTGACGGAAATAAATTTGATGTGTGGAGTGAGCTGAGTCCAGCTTTTAAGGAGAAACACTTCTAA
- a CDS encoding GNAT family N-acetyltransferase, giving the protein MEISLKLASYEDKPILQNLLQLYRYDSSEFDGHVLNRHGLYNYKYLDHQWTEDYRRPYIVKVNGEIAGFALLILGVPKEFTKLSTYENTNVISDFFIMKKYRHKGVGKTVAVSLFEQFPGVWEIKQTCENKAAYQFWKKVISDYTEDAIIHDELLENKKWNGPVIVFRSGE; this is encoded by the coding sequence ATGGAAATTTCCTTAAAACTTGCATCCTATGAAGACAAACCAATCCTTCAAAACCTCCTGCAACTCTACCGCTATGACAGCAGTGAATTTGACGGGCATGTGCTAAATCGTCATGGCCTGTATAACTACAAATACTTAGATCATCAATGGACAGAGGACTACCGCCGTCCGTACATAGTCAAAGTTAATGGAGAGATTGCTGGATTTGCTTTACTAATCTTAGGTGTGCCAAAAGAATTCACAAAACTTAGCACCTACGAGAATACAAATGTCATCAGTGATTTTTTTATCATGAAAAAATACCGTCATAAAGGTGTGGGCAAGACAGTGGCAGTTTCTCTTTTTGAACAGTTTCCAGGAGTATGGGAGATCAAACAAACATGTGAAAATAAGGCTGCCTATCAGTTCTGGAAGAAGGTAATATCGGACTATACAGAAGATGCAATCATACATGACGAGCTTTTGGAAAATAAGAAGTGGAATGGGCCAGTGATTGTTTTTAGAAGTGGGGAATAG
- a CDS encoding DUF4181 domain-containing protein, with translation MLLKFGLFVMTVMVIIYLSRFILSKTLNIRKEKKGPIFSYNHINKLHGKIDWGMRIAFIIIYPFLSYHFIYDNLSLGRFILVLVIYIVLDYSVRAFFEWKYSENPKQSIITVVEMLIIVFSTAIVFQFYIVNIS, from the coding sequence ATGCTATTAAAGTTTGGCCTGTTTGTAATGACGGTTATGGTAATAATTTATCTTTCAAGATTCATCTTAAGTAAAACACTAAACATAAGGAAAGAGAAAAAAGGCCCTATCTTCTCCTATAATCACATAAACAAACTTCATGGCAAAATTGACTGGGGTATGAGGATTGCTTTTATCATTATTTATCCCTTCCTTTCTTACCATTTTATTTACGATAATCTGTCCTTAGGAAGATTCATCTTAGTATTGGTAATCTATATTGTACTGGACTATTCGGTACGCGCGTTTTTTGAATGGAAGTACTCTGAAAATCCAAAGCAATCTATCATCACAGTCGTAGAAATGCTAATTATCGTATTTTCTACCGCTATTGTGTTTCAATTTTACATAGTAAATATTTCTTAA
- a CDS encoding DUF4085 family protein, with the protein MWNITKEAKERFEKCTLLPIRESAEEWERALEDAKEEGEDLLADLKEELEEAREELLQNLPSQFISYVEDGTLNQPTLPKQVRENYLHWVGEETKKFERVLDAAAEQTQHALTNLETSVQEVFEESLHDATIQCLKRKDNSLQIDINTDGGFSSKALIQFTFEDIIKEEFDEPLQVDQWFIYYELQKVREGFAFRVLFECPKAEWTIVAKNIKAEYFYRPATYQKLKDENKLEETTLEEYLKTLNPDFDYWLITPDVKLPIQLNDIKQLNRESNPFHFIYTNVYEDPYAYLAEPIAKEDLEATALSSELELQVRAWNTMYENPIEHADIINRVLSKIVKTEQNEMLLYVYVNHFYKEGILIEAVIEKYQDDLNC; encoded by the coding sequence ATGTGGAATATAACAAAAGAAGCAAAAGAAAGATTTGAAAAATGCACTCTACTCCCAATTCGAGAGTCTGCCGAAGAATGGGAACGCGCCTTGGAGGATGCAAAAGAAGAAGGGGAAGACCTATTAGCTGACTTAAAAGAAGAACTAGAAGAAGCAAGGGAGGAATTGTTGCAAAATCTCCCGTCGCAGTTTATATCATATGTAGAAGATGGTACTTTAAATCAACCAACACTGCCAAAGCAAGTCAGAGAAAATTATTTGCATTGGGTAGGAGAAGAAACAAAAAAATTTGAGCGGGTATTAGATGCTGCTGCAGAGCAAACCCAACACGCACTTACCAATCTAGAAACTTCTGTGCAAGAAGTTTTTGAAGAAAGCCTGCACGATGCAACGATTCAATGCTTGAAGCGAAAGGATAATTCGCTTCAAATTGATATCAATACAGATGGTGGTTTCTCCTCAAAAGCACTCATTCAGTTTACTTTTGAGGATATCATAAAGGAAGAGTTTGATGAGCCACTGCAAGTCGATCAATGGTTTATTTATTATGAGTTGCAAAAGGTAAGAGAGGGTTTTGCATTTCGTGTATTATTTGAATGTCCGAAAGCAGAATGGACCATTGTAGCAAAGAATATAAAAGCGGAGTATTTTTATCGTCCTGCCACCTACCAAAAGTTAAAAGATGAAAACAAGTTAGAAGAGACAACTCTTGAAGAATATCTGAAAACATTAAATCCAGACTTTGACTATTGGCTGATAACGCCTGATGTGAAATTGCCAATCCAATTAAATGATATTAAACAACTTAATAGAGAGAGCAATCCTTTTCATTTTATCTACACAAATGTATATGAAGACCCTTATGCCTATTTAGCAGAACCAATTGCTAAGGAAGATTTGGAGGCGACAGCTCTTAGTAGCGAGTTAGAGTTGCAGGTTAGGGCATGGAATACCATGTATGAAAATCCGATAGAACATGCTGACATTATTAACAGAGTTTTATCTAAAATAGTAAAAACAGAACAAAATGAGATGCTGTTATACGTGTATGTTAACCATTTTTATAAAGAAGGAATATTAATTGAAGCGGTAATTGAAAAATATCAAGATGATCTCAATTGCTAA
- a CDS encoding GNAT family N-acetyltransferase — protein sequence MQIRLAKTKDISQLIKMRWDFTIEHDESKRSASFADFEKECQAFLEKAIIGKQWFIWVVEADEKIVSHIYIELIQKVPRPGRITYPFAYMTNVYTIPDYRNKGLGSQLLERIHQWVKENNYEFVIVWPSEESINYYVKNGYIRCSEPMEYYPS from the coding sequence ATGCAAATAAGACTAGCAAAAACTAAGGACATCTCACAGCTAATCAAAATGAGATGGGACTTTACGATTGAACATGATGAAAGCAAAAGAAGTGCGAGTTTTGCAGATTTTGAAAAGGAATGCCAAGCTTTTTTAGAGAAAGCAATCATTGGGAAGCAATGGTTTATCTGGGTGGTGGAGGCTGATGAGAAGATTGTTTCACACATTTATATCGAGCTCATTCAAAAAGTACCTCGACCAGGCAGGATAACATACCCGTTTGCTTATATGACGAACGTATACACCATTCCGGACTATAGAAACAAAGGTTTAGGAAGTCAGTTGCTTGAACGGATCCATCAATGGGTTAAAGAGAACAACTATGAGTTTGTTATTGTCTGGCCAAGTGAGGAATCTATAAATTACTATGTGAAAAACGGCTATATTCGTTGTTCTGAGCCGATGGAATATTATCCGTCCTAA
- a CDS encoding NUDIX hydrolase: MSYVMELRKMVGTRPLLLSGAVVLILNSKNQVLLQQRGNGSWTLPGGLLEVGESLEETARREIKEETGLEIEKLELLDICSGPDYYMKLNNGDEFYSVTAVYLAYQATGSLEIDYSESKDMRYFHLNELPAEMNEANRRYLDTYFRKLERGR, translated from the coding sequence GTGAGTTATGTGATGGAATTAAGAAAAATGGTCGGTACAAGACCACTGCTTTTATCGGGAGCAGTTGTATTAATTTTAAACAGTAAGAATCAAGTGCTATTACAGCAAAGAGGAAATGGGAGTTGGACATTACCCGGCGGATTATTGGAAGTCGGTGAGAGTTTAGAAGAAACAGCAAGAAGAGAAATAAAAGAAGAAACTGGATTGGAAATAGAGAAATTGGAGCTATTAGACATATGCTCTGGACCGGATTATTATATGAAACTTAATAACGGGGATGAGTTTTATTCCGTCACCGCCGTTTATTTAGCTTATCAAGCAACAGGTTCGTTAGAAATCGACTATAGTGAATCAAAGGACATGAGATACTTTCATTTGAACGAATTACCAGCGGAGATGAATGAAGCGAACCGTCGATATCTAGATACATATTTCAGAAAACTAGAGAGAGGGAGATGA
- a CDS encoding DUF4275 family protein gives MRNRQIKKIEIPKWGNYLRARWRECFASHLSIEEQKAIWMDNFLWHLCSWKKVKCLEKEEAVKAFLNQPKHKCTIFYQFIDDAYLLENADTLSIEELPFIESHMHFSDMYVMDWNNKWTFIMTHEKECGPYFIRRD, from the coding sequence ATGAGAAACAGACAAATAAAGAAAATTGAAATACCTAAATGGGGAAATTATTTACGTGCTAGATGGCGTGAATGTTTTGCAAGCCATCTTTCAATTGAAGAGCAAAAAGCGATTTGGATGGATAATTTTCTGTGGCACTTATGTAGTTGGAAAAAGGTAAAATGCCTTGAGAAAGAAGAAGCAGTAAAAGCATTTCTAAATCAACCCAAGCATAAATGCACAATTTTTTATCAATTCATTGACGATGCGTACCTTCTTGAAAATGCTGATACTCTTTCAATCGAGGAACTACCATTTATCGAAAGCCACATGCACTTTAGTGATATGTATGTAATGGATTGGAATAATAAATGGACATTTATTATGACGCATGAAAAAGAATGTGGCCCATATTTTATTCGGAGGGATTAA
- a CDS encoding GyrI-like domain-containing protein, translated as MKLIQDENVINLEELKLVGFRVLCAEDQYAKEIPKTSMILTNRQNEIKNVINKEIQYGAFIVDTHAESEDGYWVAVAVDKFENIPDGMVTLRIPPQRYATATYHGSNKGIFEAYEQLHKWTFEQGFNRLRDKWHLEMYKSWQDQANLEVELLDTIE; from the coding sequence GTGAAATTGATACAAGACGAGAACGTTATAAATCTTGAAGAGCTTAAGTTAGTAGGCTTCAGAGTGTTATGTGCAGAAGATCAATACGCAAAAGAAATTCCTAAAACATCGATGATATTAACGAACCGTCAGAATGAAATTAAAAACGTGATCAATAAAGAAATCCAATATGGTGCATTTATAGTAGATACCCACGCAGAAAGCGAAGATGGATACTGGGTAGCTGTTGCAGTGGATAAGTTTGAGAATATTCCAGATGGAATGGTAACACTCAGGATTCCTCCACAGAGATACGCAACTGCAACGTACCACGGCTCTAATAAAGGTATTTTTGAGGCTTATGAACAACTACATAAATGGACTTTCGAGCAAGGTTTTAATAGATTAAGAGATAAATGGCATCTTGAGATGTACAAATCTTGGCAGGACCAGGCTAACCTTGAAGTAGAATTATTGGATACGATTGAATAA
- a CDS encoding NUDIX hydrolase translates to MNSLIRKAVGAIVTYRDKFLVVHKKKINAGAKKESIKSECDFVKGGVEPTDSSLEQAMLRELAEETGSSNFRLIKRFNEKICFDFPVHIQQKIGFTNQETTMFHFAYIGEIATLKPMDEEISDITFLNEEELLKTLTHEDTREFFINNFDFC, encoded by the coding sequence GTGAACAGCTTGATTCGAAAGGCAGTAGGAGCCATTGTTACTTATAGAGACAAATTTCTAGTGGTCCATAAGAAGAAGATAAATGCCGGCGCTAAAAAAGAATCAATCAAGAGTGAATGTGATTTTGTCAAAGGGGGAGTCGAACCAACAGATTCTAGTCTGGAACAGGCAATGTTAAGAGAATTAGCGGAGGAAACAGGATCGTCTAATTTTCGACTTATCAAGAGATTCAACGAGAAAATCTGTTTTGATTTCCCCGTACATATCCAACAAAAAATCGGTTTTACCAATCAAGAAACCACGATGTTTCACTTTGCATACATTGGGGAGATCGCCACCCTAAAACCAATGGATGAAGAAATTAGCGACATTACGTTTTTAAATGAAGAAGAATTGCTGAAAACTCTCACCCATGAAGATACACGAGAGTTCTTTATCAATAATTTTGACTTTTGTTAG
- a CDS encoding cupin — translation MSHLANTMKKTQIGCMHLGQNGIVGYHQATVPQLLIVVQGEGWVRGEEDKYRRVTQGNAVLWAKDEWHETKTEQGLTAIVIESEELNISSLLSLRDNLNE, via the coding sequence ATGTCACATCTTGCGAATACCATGAAGAAAACACAAATTGGGTGTATGCATCTAGGCCAAAATGGAATAGTTGGCTATCATCAAGCAACTGTTCCACAATTACTCATTGTTGTTCAAGGGGAAGGCTGGGTAAGAGGAGAAGAGGATAAATACCGAAGGGTGACACAAGGAAACGCAGTATTATGGGCAAAGGATGAATGGCACGAAACCAAAACCGAACAAGGACTTACTGCAATTGTAATAGAAAGCGAGGAGCTTAATATCTCATCATTATTGTCACTTCGGGATAACTTAAATGAATAA
- a CDS encoding class I SAM-dependent methyltransferase, translating to MMKTISTNEDLLELLDELLKENTSFDWDSFYIDREKKVPFFANHPDENVVAYFEQGYFLERQKVLELGCGPGRNAIYFAEKGCEVDAVDASAEALKWAMERADENNVNVNFIMENLFKLSIAEGSYDVVYDSGCFHHIAPHRRGNYINLIKRALKPNGYFALNCFAVGGKYGGADLTDLEVYRQRSLHGGLGFTEEKLRTIFHQFQELEIRKMRLTENKDIFALDGLLTALFKKR from the coding sequence ATGATGAAGACAATTTCGACTAATGAAGACCTGTTAGAATTGCTAGATGAACTTTTAAAGGAGAACACTAGTTTTGACTGGGATAGTTTTTATATAGATAGGGAGAAGAAGGTTCCCTTTTTTGCCAATCATCCTGATGAAAATGTAGTGGCATATTTTGAACAGGGTTATTTTCTAGAAAGACAAAAAGTTCTGGAGTTAGGCTGTGGTCCAGGAAGAAATGCCATCTACTTTGCTGAAAAAGGCTGTGAGGTTGATGCGGTAGATGCATCCGCTGAAGCGTTAAAATGGGCAATGGAACGGGCAGATGAAAACAATGTGAACGTAAATTTTATTATGGAAAATCTGTTCAAGCTATCAATTGCTGAAGGAAGCTATGATGTTGTGTACGATTCAGGCTGCTTTCATCATATCGCGCCACATAGAAGGGGAAATTACATTAACCTAATAAAGCGAGCATTAAAGCCAAACGGATACTTTGCACTAAATTGCTTTGCAGTGGGCGGGAAATATGGAGGAGCAGATTTAACAGATTTAGAGGTATATAGGCAGCGAAGCCTTCATGGTGGATTGGGCTTTACTGAGGAAAAATTAAGAACAATTTTCCATCAGTTTCAAGAGCTCGAAATCAGGAAAATGAGACTAACCGAAAACAAGGATATTTTTGCGTTAGATGGATTGTTGACAGCATTGTTCAAGAAGAGGTGA
- a CDS encoding GNAT family N-acetyltransferase yields MSLLVNEFTIEKLSIIYEEQAKALILNGFLDYFNEIDHSLNPDVYRLMDTYSKPKHVFLVGMVNGSVVSTGGLLKEGHNCGRIVRMSVARHVRRAGYASKMLTALELEAKRFEMNMLLIETNAEWVGPIRLYERFGYAIKGYENGLVHFIKHL; encoded by the coding sequence ATGAGTCTCCTAGTGAATGAGTTTACGATTGAAAAATTATCCATCATTTATGAAGAACAAGCGAAAGCTTTGATTCTAAATGGGTTTCTAGACTACTTTAACGAGATTGATCATTCGTTAAATCCTGATGTGTACAGGTTGATGGATACATACTCTAAGCCGAAGCATGTGTTTTTAGTAGGTATGGTTAATGGCAGTGTTGTTAGTACAGGTGGCTTGCTAAAAGAAGGTCATAACTGTGGCCGTATTGTAAGAATGTCAGTTGCTCGTCATGTTCGACGCGCTGGATATGCATCAAAAATGCTGACAGCCCTTGAATTAGAAGCAAAGCGTTTTGAGATGAACATGCTATTGATTGAAACAAATGCGGAATGGGTAGGGCCAATCCGTCTCTATGAAAGATTTGGCTATGCCATTAAAGGATATGAAAATGGGCTAGTGCACTTTATAAAGCATTTATAA
- a CDS encoding Type 1 glutamine amidotransferase-like domain-containing protein, giving the protein MTTETLKIGYIPSTEDKDKSYFQTKVQYYRKYGVKDIIFFDLYQEFHSEKIEELLSCDIIHLSAGNPIAFRQALRARQMEPVLKKYFEQGGTIVGVSGGAVQLGKSAHLFQLFSEGSVKVELNTLGLVDFEFLPHYNRWDDQFKEAVKTFSKTTNTKIYAGNDGDGLIVEDGKVTFIGDIRVVNSSPRG; this is encoded by the coding sequence GTGACCACAGAAACATTGAAAATCGGCTACATCCCGTCAACAGAGGATAAAGACAAAAGTTATTTTCAAACGAAAGTCCAATATTATCGGAAATATGGGGTTAAAGACATAATTTTCTTTGACCTGTATCAGGAATTTCATAGTGAAAAAATAGAAGAGTTGTTGAGCTGTGATATTATTCACCTTTCTGCTGGAAATCCCATTGCATTTAGACAGGCATTAAGGGCGCGGCAAATGGAGCCAGTGCTAAAAAAATATTTCGAGCAAGGCGGAACCATTGTTGGAGTAAGTGGTGGTGCTGTCCAGCTTGGAAAATCAGCGCATTTATTTCAACTATTTTCAGAAGGTTCGGTGAAAGTGGAACTCAATACGCTTGGTCTCGTAGACTTCGAGTTTCTTCCTCACTATAATCGTTGGGATGATCAGTTTAAAGAGGCAGTGAAGACATTTTCAAAAACAACCAACACAAAGATTTATGCTGGTAACGATGGGGATGGACTGATAGTGGAGGATGGAAAAGTAACATTCATAGGTGATATTCGGGTTGTAAATAGTTCTCCAAGGGGATGA
- a CDS encoding HPr family phosphocarrier protein: protein MVLTVLKPIFAESASNLVNTISSYSGTVLFKKEHWVVDAKSLLGVLALALQPGQVVEVTSDDGEEVFEAILALGYFEKKE from the coding sequence ATGGTACTTACGGTTTTAAAGCCTATCTTTGCTGAATCAGCGAGCAATCTTGTGAACACTATTAGTTCATATTCTGGTACAGTTTTGTTCAAAAAAGAACACTGGGTAGTGGATGCGAAAAGTTTACTAGGCGTATTAGCCCTAGCTCTACAGCCTGGACAGGTAGTGGAAGTGACATCTGATGATGGAGAGGAAGTATTTGAGGCGATTCTTGCACTTGGATATTTTGAGAAAAAAGAATAG